The Sphingobacterium bambusae genome includes a window with the following:
- a CDS encoding TetR/AcrR family transcriptional regulator, whose amino-acid sequence MREKKNIPDSGRIRDKARSQEKLIQSIGDILIRKSYAELNISTVTKISQLNPKLIYLYFENLEGLIRTYLNRKISQKENALRLAEHMASIPHQVVDEDIFSLLEIQFEKITQDPEWKGILHWGMSCKNDLTLPLLKQHEKTLNVVVEILKKNKKLAEHIDPVLYALLAAGTTFIAINSRLKDAKLLGLDLNDEQTKKRIKDTLERILIKSG is encoded by the coding sequence ATGAGAGAGAAAAAAAACATCCCTGATAGCGGACGTATTCGAGATAAGGCTCGTTCGCAGGAGAAATTAATCCAAAGCATAGGCGATATATTAATTCGTAAATCATATGCTGAATTAAACATCAGTACTGTTACGAAGATATCGCAGCTAAATCCTAAGCTCATCTACCTTTACTTCGAAAACCTAGAAGGGCTTATAAGGACGTACTTAAATCGTAAGATATCGCAAAAGGAGAATGCCCTACGCTTAGCTGAACACATGGCTTCCATTCCGCATCAAGTTGTTGATGAAGATATCTTTTCTTTACTAGAAATTCAATTCGAGAAAATAACGCAAGACCCTGAGTGGAAAGGCATTTTGCATTGGGGAATGTCCTGCAAAAATGATCTCACCTTGCCATTGTTGAAGCAACACGAGAAGACACTTAACGTGGTTGTGGAGATCTTGAAAAAAAACAAAAAACTTGCGGAACATATCGACCCTGTCCTATATGCACTACTAGCAGCAGGCACCACATTCATCGCAATAAATTCTCGTCTCAAAGACGCAAAATTGTTAGGACTTGATTTAAATGACGAACAGACAAAGAAACGGATCAAAGACACACTAGAAAGAATTTTAATCAAAAGTGGTTAA
- a CDS encoding discoidin domain-containing protein: MKALKLNDSTLLLLLILMIFSIASCKEEALIFPPMQQGEVVVAETRPTARPSNLTVIAAFNKQIEIYWPQISDRVSRAMITYREAGQLKSLRVDSFDVETVIPVEEIATYSFDVVYYTEDNTASKATSFQVQSRPFESDFKVQQMIVSEIEGGVRFVFPDTETDKEFTYTIGYSLDGEQHAVESRGRGGATVEVNGLLDETVAVDFTIQVIDNELDRVGSAMKSSKPGALQFKRLLPSFKYFLRGQTGNVQWTNDIQEPISVKIDYVVNGEARSTTLSNTDRSELISFNVAGQMTPVTATITGKEGYAIVIEEVIATEMPKNEWTAQVSSVETQEGAANGKAISLIDDNINSFWHSTWSSGSNPVFPHWFSIDFGSEKVLSQIGMIRRHNNTGGGFRTFHIEVSNNGNDWVSVAQNLTFISDDNPATWQDYAIVPVKTRFVRIMIVEPRVSTVTSTHLAEFRAFGY; this comes from the coding sequence ATGAAAGCATTGAAATTAAATGATAGTACGCTGTTGCTGTTATTGATCCTGATGATTTTTAGCATAGCTTCGTGTAAAGAGGAAGCGCTTATTTTTCCGCCTATGCAACAAGGAGAAGTGGTGGTGGCGGAAACCCGTCCTACAGCGAGACCTTCGAATCTAACGGTCATAGCGGCTTTTAATAAACAGATTGAAATTTATTGGCCTCAGATTAGTGATCGCGTGAGCAGAGCGATGATTACATATCGAGAAGCAGGGCAGCTTAAATCGTTACGTGTAGATTCATTTGACGTAGAAACAGTGATCCCCGTTGAAGAGATTGCGACGTATTCGTTTGATGTAGTGTATTACACCGAAGACAATACGGCTTCGAAGGCAACCAGTTTTCAAGTACAGAGCAGACCCTTTGAAAGTGACTTCAAAGTTCAACAAATGATCGTGAGTGAAATTGAAGGGGGCGTCCGTTTTGTATTCCCCGATACAGAAACAGATAAGGAATTTACTTACACCATCGGGTATTCGTTGGATGGAGAGCAGCATGCCGTGGAAAGTCGTGGCCGGGGAGGTGCAACAGTTGAAGTTAACGGATTGCTTGATGAAACGGTTGCTGTTGATTTTACGATACAGGTTATTGATAATGAGCTTGATCGTGTAGGGAGTGCTATGAAAAGCAGCAAGCCGGGAGCACTACAATTTAAACGGCTTTTACCTTCTTTTAAGTATTTTTTAAGAGGTCAGACGGGTAATGTGCAATGGACAAATGATATACAAGAACCTATTAGTGTCAAGATCGACTATGTTGTCAACGGAGAGGCGAGATCGACGACCTTGTCAAATACAGATCGGTCGGAATTGATTTCTTTTAATGTTGCAGGTCAAATGACGCCTGTAACGGCTACGATCACAGGGAAAGAAGGTTATGCTATTGTTATCGAAGAAGTTATTGCTACGGAAATGCCTAAAAATGAGTGGACAGCACAGGTTTCGTCGGTAGAAACACAAGAAGGTGCAGCTAACGGTAAGGCAATTTCTCTAATTGATGATAATATTAACAGCTTTTGGCATTCAACATGGTCAAGTGGTAGTAACCCTGTTTTTCCACATTGGTTCAGTATCGATTTTGGATCCGAGAAGGTGTTGTCACAAATTGGTATGATTCGAAGGCATAATAACACCGGTGGCGGATTCAGGACTTTCCATATTGAGGTGTCGAATAATGGGAATGATTGGGTTTCCGTAGCACAAAATTTAACATTTATATCTGATGACAATCCGGCAACTTGGCAGGATTACGCTATTGTTCCAGTGAAAACGAGATTTGTCCGCATAATGATTGTGGAACCTAGGGTGAGCACAGTTACAAGTACACATTTGGCGGAATTTCGTGCTTTTGGCTACTAA